The following proteins come from a genomic window of Paramicrobacterium humi:
- a CDS encoding GntR family transcriptional regulator: MTEPFVSIDTDAAEPPFEQIRRQVIDGVRVGRLTPGDKLPTVRGLALELGLAANTVAKAYRALEADGVIETHGRSGSFVSTHGDPIQQKAQAAARDFAQRMAELRVDAEDALAYVQRALGIR, from the coding sequence ATGACCGAGCCCTTCGTGAGCATCGACACGGATGCCGCCGAGCCGCCGTTCGAGCAGATCCGCCGCCAGGTCATCGACGGGGTGCGCGTTGGACGGCTCACGCCCGGAGACAAGCTGCCGACGGTCCGCGGCCTCGCGCTCGAGCTCGGCCTTGCCGCGAACACGGTCGCGAAGGCGTATCGGGCGCTCGAGGCCGACGGCGTCATCGAGACGCACGGCCGCAGCGGCTCGTTCGTCTCGACGCACGGCGACCCGATCCAGCAGAAGGCTCAAGCCGCGGCGCGCGACTTCGCGCAGCGGATGGCGGAGCTCAGAGTGGATGCCGAGGACGCGCTCGCCTACGTGCAGCGCGCCCTCGGCATCCGATAG
- a CDS encoding ATP-binding protein produces MTRPMSLRVHLLVLQVSIVLITVVTAGVASSLFQEHALREAYKDRMVSVAESIATMPAVLEAYSSDDPAATIQPIAQAIREASNVTYVVVTDAEGIRYSHPVASRIGKRVSTDPSVPLSGEMYVGTQTGTLGESWRVKVPVFSGDRVIGTVSVGILESTLDEALVGDTLQLVVVLAIAASLGVLGSAWATRVIRRRIYSLEPDEIAALLETRDAMLHGIREGIVAVDERQRIALINDEARRLLDLDDEVDYVGSPAAEVLEADVLQLVEKRDVDERLILAGHRVLIAHSDSVAVPSGPTAVVLILRDHTHLHEMLRELEGVQGLAEGLRAQAHEFSNQLHVISGLIELGHTDEAVAFIERTNGGGALTGSAAHPGIGDLEVSALLISLGARARERVIGLEIDSGSSLRDLSGDADTRMDVLTVIGNLVENALDACEPGGTVTVSIHDDESCVITVSDDGDGVPSELAKRIFDTGVSTKEPTNGRRGIGLALVARIARRHGGGIDLVTDPGSGATFTVTLVERFTAPTTAVSQ; encoded by the coding sequence ATGACTCGGCCGATGTCGCTTCGGGTGCACTTGCTCGTGCTGCAGGTGTCCATCGTGCTCATCACCGTCGTCACGGCGGGAGTAGCGTCATCGCTGTTCCAGGAGCATGCGCTGCGTGAGGCGTACAAGGACCGCATGGTCTCCGTCGCCGAGTCGATCGCCACGATGCCGGCCGTGCTCGAGGCGTACTCGAGCGACGATCCCGCCGCGACGATCCAGCCGATCGCGCAAGCCATCCGCGAGGCGTCGAACGTGACATACGTCGTCGTCACCGATGCGGAGGGCATTCGATACTCGCACCCCGTCGCGAGCCGGATCGGGAAACGCGTGTCGACGGACCCGTCGGTTCCTCTGTCCGGCGAGATGTACGTCGGCACTCAGACGGGGACGCTCGGGGAGTCGTGGCGTGTCAAAGTGCCCGTGTTCTCCGGCGACCGCGTGATCGGCACCGTGTCGGTCGGCATCCTCGAGTCGACCCTCGACGAGGCCCTCGTGGGCGACACCCTGCAGCTCGTCGTCGTGCTCGCGATCGCCGCGAGCCTCGGCGTGCTCGGCTCCGCATGGGCGACGCGCGTCATCCGCCGTCGCATCTACTCCCTCGAACCCGACGAGATCGCCGCTCTTCTCGAGACCCGCGACGCCATGCTCCACGGCATCCGGGAGGGAATCGTCGCCGTCGACGAGCGGCAGCGCATCGCGCTCATCAACGACGAGGCACGCCGCCTGCTCGACCTCGACGACGAGGTCGACTACGTCGGCAGTCCCGCGGCGGAGGTGCTGGAGGCCGACGTGCTCCAGCTCGTCGAGAAACGCGACGTCGACGAACGGCTCATTCTCGCGGGGCACCGTGTGCTCATCGCGCACAGCGACTCGGTCGCCGTGCCAAGCGGGCCGACCGCCGTCGTGCTGATCCTGCGCGACCACACGCACTTGCACGAGATGCTGCGGGAACTCGAAGGCGTGCAGGGCCTCGCCGAGGGACTGCGCGCCCAGGCGCACGAATTCTCCAACCAGCTGCACGTCATCTCCGGTCTCATCGAGCTCGGCCACACCGACGAGGCCGTCGCGTTCATCGAGCGCACGAACGGCGGAGGCGCCCTCACCGGGTCTGCCGCGCACCCGGGGATCGGGGATCTCGAAGTCAGCGCCCTGCTGATCTCGCTCGGTGCCCGCGCCCGCGAGCGCGTCATCGGCCTCGAGATCGACTCCGGCAGCTCCCTCCGTGACCTCTCGGGAGATGCGGATACGCGCATGGACGTGCTCACGGTGATCGGCAACCTCGTCGAGAACGCCCTCGATGCGTGCGAGCCGGGCGGCACGGTGACCGTCAGCATCCACGACGACGAGTCGTGCGTGATCACCGTCAGCGACGACGGCGACGGCGTGCCGAGCGAGCTTGCGAAGCGCATCTTCGACACGGGCGTGTCGACGAAGGAGCCGACGAACGGTCGGCGCGGCATCGGACTCGCGCTCGTGGCGCGGATCGCCCGGCGCCACGGCGGGGGCATCGACCTCGTGACCGATCCGGGAAGCGGCGCCACGTTCACGGTGACCCTCGTCGAGCGGTTCACGGCTCCGACAACGGCGGTCTCGCAATGA
- a CDS encoding MIP/aquaporin family protein produces the protein MSDVTPLRTALRHGSGLKRLDNTWGEVLAEFLGTFVLIAFGDGVVAMAVAGLPGSGRTADPTTFFQGAGDWLLITWGWAFAVAFGVYVAGGVSGAHINPAVTLAFAVRRRFPWRKVLPYMAAQLVGAFVGAALVYLVYHDAIDAFNKALGTGRTDADGNITFSIFATFPAPYFNGNMFGPFIDQVVGTMFLVMFVAAVIDLRNTAVKANLGPFMIGIAVAAIGMSFGANAGYAINPARDLGPRLFAWAAGWGDVAMPGTVDGSFSWYFWVPIIGPLVGGVIGVLVYDLFIGDVLHSRWLAGEKEPVGRTTDEV, from the coding sequence ATGAGTGACGTGACTCCGCTACGCACCGCCCTGCGGCATGGAAGCGGCCTGAAACGCTTGGACAACACCTGGGGGGAGGTGCTCGCAGAGTTCCTCGGAACGTTCGTCCTTATCGCTTTCGGAGACGGGGTCGTCGCTATGGCGGTCGCCGGCCTGCCGGGATCGGGCCGAACCGCCGATCCCACGACGTTCTTCCAAGGCGCCGGTGACTGGCTGCTCATCACGTGGGGCTGGGCATTCGCCGTCGCCTTCGGCGTCTACGTCGCCGGCGGCGTGAGCGGTGCGCACATCAACCCCGCCGTGACGCTCGCCTTCGCCGTGCGACGACGGTTCCCGTGGCGAAAGGTGCTGCCGTACATGGCCGCACAGCTCGTCGGCGCCTTCGTGGGCGCGGCGCTCGTCTACCTCGTGTACCACGACGCCATCGACGCGTTCAACAAGGCGCTCGGCACCGGCCGCACCGATGCGGACGGAAACATCACGTTCTCGATCTTCGCGACCTTCCCGGCGCCGTACTTCAACGGCAACATGTTCGGGCCCTTCATCGACCAGGTCGTTGGCACGATGTTCCTCGTGATGTTCGTGGCGGCCGTGATCGACTTGCGCAACACGGCGGTCAAGGCGAACCTCGGACCGTTCATGATCGGCATCGCGGTCGCCGCGATCGGCATGTCCTTCGGGGCGAACGCGGGATACGCCATCAACCCCGCGCGCGACCTCGGCCCGCGCCTGTTCGCGTGGGCGGCCGGTTGGGGTGATGTCGCCATGCCGGGCACGGTCGACGGCTCGTTCAGCTGGTACTTCTGGGTTCCGATAATCGGGCCGCTCGTCGGCGGCGTGATCGGCGTCTTGGTCTACGACCTGTTCATCGGCGACGTGCTGCACTCCCGCTGGCTCGCGGGAGAGAAGGAACCCGTGGGCAGAACGACCGACGAAGTCTGA
- a CDS encoding DHA2 family efflux MFS transporter permease subunit: MADTQVSAGERAKRLVLVVAILASFVSFLDGSIVNVALPSIADELGGGLAVQQWVVDAYMLTLGALILLAGSLSDAFGRGRVLAAGLVWFGVTSLLCAIAPTATLLIIARALQGVAAALLVPSSLAIIMSTFPSKEQGGAIGRWTAWTGTAMIIGPLLGGGLVDAVSWRLIFAINVVPIVVTLWLMRRMPAQPRPAGGAHVDILGAVLGAVGLGGLVFALIEQERFGWTSLVVLVPLVVGVAASALFIVWQARARSPMLPLTLFRARNFSVGNVATVFVYGALSFGLFIMVIYLQQAAGFPATLAGLATMPPTLVMLALSGRIGAWSSRIGPRLFMGVGPIVAGIGFALTVTVQPAINYWLQLLPGLLLFGLGLSITVAPLTSAILGAISTERSGIASAVNNAVSRVAGLVTVACAGLIIGGSVDLDGFRRGMIVTAAMLIVGGIVSLIGITNRDVVETPIDQTAS; this comes from the coding sequence ATGGCTGACACGCAGGTCTCCGCCGGCGAGCGCGCGAAGCGACTCGTGCTCGTCGTCGCCATCCTCGCCTCGTTCGTGTCGTTCCTCGACGGCTCGATCGTGAACGTCGCCCTGCCGTCGATCGCCGACGAGCTCGGCGGGGGCCTTGCCGTGCAGCAGTGGGTCGTCGACGCGTACATGCTCACGCTCGGCGCGCTCATCCTGCTCGCCGGCTCCCTCTCCGACGCGTTCGGACGCGGTCGCGTCCTCGCCGCCGGCCTCGTCTGGTTCGGCGTGACGTCGCTGCTGTGCGCCATCGCGCCGACGGCGACGCTGCTCATCATCGCTCGCGCGCTGCAGGGGGTCGCAGCGGCCCTGCTCGTGCCGAGCTCCCTCGCCATCATCATGTCGACCTTTCCCTCGAAAGAGCAGGGCGGCGCCATCGGCCGCTGGACCGCATGGACGGGCACGGCCATGATCATCGGGCCGCTGCTCGGGGGCGGGCTCGTGGATGCTGTGAGCTGGCGTCTCATCTTCGCCATCAACGTCGTGCCCATCGTCGTGACGCTGTGGCTCATGCGGCGGATGCCGGCGCAGCCCCGCCCGGCCGGCGGCGCGCACGTCGACATTCTCGGCGCTGTGCTCGGTGCCGTCGGACTCGGAGGCCTCGTGTTCGCTCTCATCGAGCAAGAGCGTTTCGGGTGGACGAGCCTCGTCGTCCTCGTTCCGCTCGTGGTCGGCGTGGCGGCATCCGCTCTGTTCATCGTGTGGCAGGCGAGGGCGCGCTCGCCGATGCTGCCGCTCACTCTGTTCCGCGCCCGGAACTTCTCCGTTGGGAACGTCGCCACGGTGTTCGTGTACGGCGCGCTGAGCTTCGGCCTGTTCATCATGGTCATCTACCTGCAGCAGGCGGCGGGGTTCCCGGCGACGCTCGCGGGGCTCGCGACGATGCCCCCGACTCTCGTGATGCTCGCCCTGTCGGGCCGCATCGGCGCGTGGTCGAGCCGCATCGGACCGCGCCTGTTCATGGGCGTCGGACCGATCGTCGCGGGCATCGGCTTCGCCCTGACCGTGACGGTGCAGCCCGCGATCAACTACTGGCTGCAATTGCTTCCCGGTCTGCTGCTCTTCGGACTCGGGCTGTCGATAACTGTCGCGCCGCTCACGAGTGCGATTCTCGGCGCCATCAGCACCGAGCGCTCGGGCATCGCCTCGGCCGTGAACAACGCCGTCTCGCGGGTCGCGGGACTCGTGACCGTCGCGTGCGCGGGCCTCATCATCGGCGGCAGCGTCGACCTCGACGGATTTCGACGGGGCATGATCGTGACCGCGGCGATGCTCATCGTCGGCGGCATCGTCTCCCTCATCGGCATCACGAATCGCGACGTCGTCGAGACGCCGATCGATCAGACGGCCTCGTGA
- a CDS encoding LCP family protein: MGRDAAKDRSIAVVRHGRQRRRGAVSAAVSGIAIALAVVLVSTAGVAAWAIYDVLHSFKPTITLVGPGGTTAPPVPDVNAIEGGFNMLLVGSDTRQGQGGRYGDASQIQGQRNDVTILVHVSEDHSNAVVISIPRDTFVPIPACTDQKGVTHSPRSSAKINESLEIGGLACTWSTVSQLTGLTIHFAAAVTFEGVTAMADAVGGVDVCLADPIVDPKTDLNLPAGNVTLNGREAAQFLRTRHGVGDGSDIGRISNQQVYMSALMRKLQSSETLSSPVTLYSIAKVAAKNVTLSDGLDNLNTMVSIALALKDVPAGNFALVQYPVADVADGVVPITDAARTLMDAVKADKGLVLTGGSGYYGSKPQSPSPENSAPPETPSTATPGATEASKVELPRSVTGQTVDEVRCSNGNG, translated from the coding sequence ATGGGACGCGACGCCGCGAAAGACCGCAGCATCGCCGTCGTCCGGCACGGTCGACAGCGGCGCCGGGGTGCCGTGAGCGCGGCCGTGTCGGGCATCGCGATAGCGCTCGCCGTCGTGCTCGTCAGCACCGCAGGAGTCGCCGCGTGGGCCATCTACGACGTGCTGCACAGCTTCAAGCCCACGATCACCCTCGTCGGACCGGGCGGGACGACGGCGCCGCCCGTGCCCGACGTCAACGCGATCGAGGGCGGCTTCAACATGCTGCTCGTCGGCAGCGACACGCGGCAGGGTCAGGGCGGACGCTACGGCGACGCCTCTCAGATCCAGGGGCAGCGCAATGACGTGACGATTCTCGTGCACGTCTCCGAAGACCACTCCAACGCCGTCGTGATCTCGATCCCCCGCGACACGTTCGTGCCGATTCCCGCCTGCACCGATCAGAAGGGCGTGACGCACAGCCCGCGCAGCTCCGCGAAGATCAACGAGTCCCTCGAGATCGGCGGTCTCGCGTGCACCTGGTCGACGGTGAGCCAGCTGACCGGTCTCACCATCCACTTCGCGGCAGCCGTCACCTTCGAGGGCGTGACGGCGATGGCGGATGCCGTCGGCGGCGTGGACGTGTGCCTCGCCGATCCGATCGTCGACCCGAAGACCGATCTCAACCTGCCCGCCGGAAACGTCACACTGAACGGCCGTGAGGCGGCGCAGTTCCTGCGCACCCGGCACGGTGTCGGCGACGGGTCCGACATCGGCCGCATCAGCAACCAGCAGGTCTACATGTCGGCGCTCATGCGGAAGCTGCAATCGTCGGAGACGCTGTCATCCCCCGTGACGCTGTACTCGATAGCCAAGGTGGCGGCGAAGAACGTCACGCTGTCTGACGGCCTCGACAATCTCAACACCATGGTGTCGATCGCGCTCGCCCTCAAGGACGTGCCCGCTGGGAACTTCGCGCTCGTCCAGTACCCGGTCGCCGACGTCGCCGACGGCGTCGTGCCCATCACCGATGCCGCTCGGACGCTCATGGACGCGGTCAAGGCGGATAAGGGCCTCGTGCTCACGGGCGGGTCCGGCTACTACGGCTCGAAGCCGCAGAGCCCCTCGCCCGAAAACAGTGCGCCGCCCGAGACGCCGTCGACCGCGACGCCGGGTGCGACCGAGGCGTCGAAGGTCGAGCTGCCGCGCTCGGTCACGGGGCAGACCGTCGATGAGGTGCGCTGCTCGAACGGAAACGGGTAA
- a CDS encoding TMEM175 family protein, translating into MTTGRLEAFSDGVLAIIITIMVLGLAVPQGGSFAAFFSTVGTGLLGYVLSFAYVGIYWNNHHHMFQVVERVTGPVLWANLHLLFWLSLLPLTTAWLDSTGLAPAAVIVYGTDLLLCAVAYFLLQSAVLRAEGAGSRLRRLIGRDWKGHLSPALYAVGIALGAAAFALPGLAWGSVLIYAGVAVMWIVPDRRIERGVAPYPPPTERNSP; encoded by the coding sequence ATGACGACGGGACGACTCGAAGCGTTCAGCGATGGCGTGCTGGCCATCATCATCACGATCATGGTGCTCGGCCTCGCGGTGCCGCAGGGCGGCTCGTTCGCCGCGTTCTTCTCGACCGTGGGCACGGGGCTCCTCGGCTACGTGCTGAGCTTCGCCTACGTCGGCATCTACTGGAACAACCATCACCATATGTTCCAGGTCGTGGAGCGAGTGACGGGCCCCGTGCTGTGGGCCAACCTGCACTTGCTCTTCTGGCTGTCGCTGCTTCCGCTCACGACTGCGTGGCTCGACTCGACCGGCCTCGCTCCCGCCGCCGTCATCGTCTACGGCACGGATCTGCTGCTCTGCGCCGTCGCCTACTTCCTTCTGCAGTCCGCCGTGCTCCGCGCGGAAGGCGCCGGGTCCCGGCTGCGGCGACTCATCGGCCGCGACTGGAAGGGGCACCTGTCTCCCGCCCTGTACGCCGTCGGCATCGCCCTCGGCGCCGCCGCCTTCGCACTGCCGGGCCTCGCGTGGGGCTCCGTTCTCATCTACGCGGGCGTCGCCGTCATGTGGATCGTCCCCGACCGCCGCATCGAACGCGGCGTCGCCCCCTACCCGCCGCCCACCGAGAGGAACAGCCCATGA
- a CDS encoding response regulator: MSPRTVLVVDDDVAVASIHKRFIESLEEFTVVGVAHSGGQALRQAHALKPELVLLDLYLPDINGLDVLARLRAEDATRDIDVIAVTAARDLESVRRAKLGGAFRYLVKPFGAGMLRDALAEFAQSKRRLDTQPGAVIDQSAIDAIMHDGRRQSTSALPKGIGKATLERVAAALAQTENSASAVEIAEATGMSRVSARRYLEYLTTAGRATVAPRYGQTGRPEMRYSPVS, from the coding sequence ATGAGCCCGCGCACGGTGCTCGTCGTCGACGATGACGTGGCCGTCGCGAGCATCCACAAGCGCTTCATCGAGTCGCTCGAGGAGTTCACCGTCGTGGGCGTCGCGCACTCGGGAGGGCAGGCGCTTCGCCAGGCGCACGCCCTGAAGCCCGAGCTCGTGCTGCTCGACCTCTACCTGCCCGACATCAACGGCCTCGACGTTCTCGCCCGGCTTCGGGCGGAGGACGCGACACGCGACATCGACGTCATCGCCGTCACGGCCGCGCGCGATCTCGAGAGCGTGCGGCGGGCGAAGCTCGGCGGCGCGTTCCGCTACCTCGTCAAGCCCTTCGGCGCCGGGATGCTGCGCGACGCGCTCGCCGAGTTCGCGCAGTCGAAGCGGCGACTCGACACGCAGCCGGGCGCTGTCATCGACCAGTCCGCCATCGACGCGATCATGCACGACGGCCGGCGACAGTCGACGTCCGCCCTGCCGAAGGGAATCGGCAAGGCCACGCTCGAGCGCGTCGCCGCGGCCCTCGCGCAGACGGAAAATTCCGCGTCGGCCGTCGAGATCGCGGAAGCGACGGGGATGTCGCGCGTGAGCGCTCGCCGCTATCTGGAATACCTCACGACCGCCGGCCGGGCGACGGTCGCGCCGCGGTATGGGCAGACCGGCCGCCCCGAGATGCGATATTCGCCCGTGAGCTGA
- a CDS encoding DNA alkylation repair protein, translated as MVDTRDADVDAVLAQLAALEDPRIRAVNERHGDDHGVNLTKLRAIAKSLKTQHELAGRLWATGDTAARLVAILVCRPKAYDADELDTMLREARVPKVHDWLLSYVVKKNANVEELRTAWFADPDPVVASAGWSLTSALVEKKPDGLHLPGLLDLIEAHMRDAPERLQWAMNECLAMIGIHHPELRERALAIGERLEVLKDYPTPPNCTSPFAPIWITEIARRREQA; from the coding sequence ATGGTCGACACTCGCGACGCGGACGTCGATGCCGTCCTCGCCCAGCTTGCGGCCCTGGAGGATCCCAGGATCCGGGCGGTGAACGAGCGCCACGGCGATGACCACGGCGTCAACCTCACCAAGCTGCGCGCCATCGCGAAGAGCCTCAAGACGCAGCACGAGCTCGCCGGACGGCTGTGGGCGACCGGCGACACGGCCGCGCGTCTCGTCGCGATTCTCGTGTGCCGCCCCAAAGCGTACGATGCCGACGAGTTGGACACCATGCTCCGCGAGGCCCGGGTTCCGAAAGTGCACGACTGGCTCCTCAGCTACGTCGTCAAGAAGAACGCCAACGTCGAAGAGCTTCGGACGGCGTGGTTCGCAGATCCGGACCCCGTCGTCGCAAGTGCCGGGTGGTCGCTGACAAGCGCTCTCGTCGAGAAGAAGCCCGACGGCCTCCATCTGCCGGGGCTTCTCGATCTCATCGAGGCGCACATGAGGGACGCGCCCGAGCGGTTGCAGTGGGCGATGAACGAGTGCCTCGCCATGATCGGCATCCACCATCCCGAGCTCCGCGAGCGCGCGCTGGCGATCGGCGAACGCCTCGAAGTGCTCAAGGACTATCCGACTCCGCCGAACTGCACGTCTCCGTTCGCGCCGATCTGGATCACCGAGATCGCGCGCCGCCGAGAGCAGGCGTAG
- a CDS encoding SRPBCC domain-containing protein — protein sequence MTENHIATSTTSISATPTRVWSVLTDPEAIRQFMFGTEVETSWQPGSRIVWRGTWQGSPYEDKGEILEFEPEHRMVMTHFSPLTGLPDEPENYHTLTWTLTDDGDRTELTLEQDNNPSAEAADHSREMWDGLVATVKAIAEKE from the coding sequence ATGACCGAGAACCACATCGCCACATCCACGACCTCCATCTCCGCCACGCCGACTCGCGTGTGGTCGGTGCTCACCGATCCGGAGGCCATCAGACAGTTCATGTTCGGCACGGAGGTCGAGACGAGCTGGCAGCCCGGAAGCCGCATCGTCTGGCGCGGCACGTGGCAGGGCTCGCCGTACGAGGACAAGGGGGAGATCCTCGAATTCGAGCCGGAACACCGGATGGTGATGACGCACTTCAGCCCCCTCACCGGCCTCCCCGACGAGCCCGAGAACTACCACACGCTCACGTGGACGCTCACCGACGACGGGGATCGCACGGAACTGACGCTCGAGCAGGATAATAACCCGAGCGCCGAGGCCGCCGACCACTCCCGAGAAATGTGGGACGGTCTCGTCGCAACGGTAAAGGCCATCGCCGAGAAGGAGTGA